From Anopheles coluzzii chromosome 3, AcolN3, whole genome shotgun sequence, the proteins below share one genomic window:
- the LOC120960043 gene encoding uncharacterized protein LOC120960043 isoform X9, with protein MSATSSEATSSSSGDETSHSSEGEDGIVTSTEVSIRSKTRDEGIFAASIPALETNAASYWLKQDVATNSRIPRLKKAALTMIDQDSTCCDDDFTWVYAHNHHEAPKASVESDRRSVSQTTATRSVPRDQQRSREMSIQKTDQCQSTANTIGIGEAVPCGKPPRPSRETGSLDRRRNLRSSRHERDGKSHSTHSLKENSSSSEFHKHDSMSSNLSLNSKDHLQDSGSFHNYNISGSGNTHQRHGYPPHPQNACTSPSMWEPPPPPPLSPWDPQYYWNNPHCRHQSKEELRLIDYHRRQQELYQYGNRSGQSSMQDLSCASGCCNRNYYHHPPLPVCCPLDHRTQWINDVQRHDTDERLRRLQKDKESLALQVKTLTEHMQTQSTKISELENMIKEKNQLLSNAEDLLQRVSVFAKTVGIQIDKQKEMLSRSSLETQKLELMSAMSELKLQQAALERENLELRTTFVTNSVASSGLFNGNLANGSGSGSAITNVLNNNSITSSLLRRPQIITNTRMVGMSASTPGASMISSPIHHGSHGSLQQAAISPITPKTPPASYRQRIDVHYSSLPRQAFATTLSTVSTSSGSSTATDSNANPKRNVAFGNVRSINKRLQLPKLTTSSSMNALLLATALQRTESNLRHMKSVSAQELMFDAASNDHNDASRIKDEMSCLENENRCHERANTEPPSAALLDDEAGASCVQNTNENTATETVKNCEMELTSDFDALLNLEKTCEIAPFDSKNNTGQIPNEIDRLRGFSVPNLADAENRDNGVLEHGEGGVQPTRSFTPQPSPSPSMSHKLKNIFGKIKRSNSGTLDDITTPEGEFKRGGVRATAGARLGWSGTTPYRKPDKPFREWDVDTICHWFEHLGLNMYEEDLRKWIKSSTTPGSELMKASPVDIEKELSLRNPLHRKKIVLAIADISGTVGDDGLFENAGKLDSTWVQRWLDDIGLPQYKEPFMAARMDGRMLHKLTMDDLGHLQISSCLHVASIRRGIQLMRNEKWNPDCHIRRPLQLGLNAKDDVRLWTSQRVHEWLRAVDLAEYAPNLRGSGVHGALMIFEVKFTAELFADLLNIPSSKTLLRRHLATHFKELLGRDIIQVKREAENTLGFQPLTITAKIKTPKKSQFSLKRKKSNKGGNLGGDEWSDYVCPMGGSGQEHLPPASSSAYDQTSTNQGSNTPISALSAFTSNASSPNTNIVTSIAMTKDPSTAPIAYPDSTTSSISSTTTSGVGLELASVQRQPSSSAQLVTTSIVNNNGVECRGEGGGSDSPLSIRSSTASTS; from the exons ACTCGACTTGCTGTGATGATGACTTTACTTGGGTATACGCTCACAACCACCATGAAGCGCCAAAGGCTTCCGTTGAATCTGACCGACGATCCGTTtcacaaacaacagcaactcGATCGGTTCCACGTGACCAACAACgtagtcgagaaatgtcaatacaaaaaactgatCAATGTCAATCCACAGCTAACACAATTGGTATCGGGGAAGCAGTTCCTTGTGGCAAGCCACCCAGACCTTCACGGGAAACTGGTAGCCTAGATCGACGGCGGAACTTACGCTCAAGTCGTCACGAGCGAGATGGAAAAAGCCACAGTACACATTCACTAAAAGAAAATTCATCTTCGTCCGAATTTCATAAACACGATTCTATGTCCAGCAATCTCAGTTTAAATTCTAAAG ATCATCTGCAAGACTCGGGAAGCTTTCACAATTACAACATTAGTGGTAGCGGAAATACACATCAACGTCATGGCTATCCACCTCATCCTCAAAATGCATGTACAAGTCCTAGTATGTgggaaccaccaccaccgccgccattgTCTCCTTGGGATCCTCAATACTACTGGAATAATCCGCATTGTCGCCACCAAAGCAAAGAAGAGTTGAGATTAATCGACTATCATCGCCGACAGCAAGAATTGTACCAATATGGAAACAGAAGTGGGCAAAGTAGTATGCAGGATTTATCTTGCGCTAGTGGCTGCTGTAATCGAAACTATTATCATCACCCACCTCTGCCGGTTTGTTGCCCATTGGATCATCGCACGCAATGGATCAACGATGTTCAG cGCCATGACACTGATGAACGGCTACGACGTTTACAAAAGGACAAAGAATCACTAGCTTTGCAAGTTAAAACACTTACGGAGCATATGCAGACACAATCTACAAAAATAAGTGAATTGGAAAACATgataaaagagaaaaatcaGCTGCTATCCAACGCAGAAGATCTCCTGCAGCGAGTAAGCGTATTTGCAAAAACAGTTGGCATCCAGATTGACAAACAAAAA gaaatgCTTTCGAGATCTTCGCTTGAAACACAAAAATTAGAGCTCATGTCAGCGATGAGTGAGCTCAAACTTCAACAAGCAGCCCTAGAAAGAGAAAATTTGGAACTTCGTACAACTTTTGTAACTAATAGCGTGGCATCTAGCGGATTATTCAATGGAAATCTTGCAAATGGATCAGGGAGTGGATCAGCGATAACAAATGTGCTTAATAACAACAGCATTACGTCTAGTTTGCTCAGAAGACCTCAGATTATTACGAATACTAGAATGGTAGGCATGTCCGCCTCTACTCCAGGAGCTTCAATGATCTCGTCTCCAATACATCATGGCAGCCATGGGAGTTTACAACAAGCAGCAATTAGTCCTATTACTCCGAAG ACCCCACCGGCATCTTATCGACAACGTATCGATGTTCACTACAGTAGTCTTCCAAGACAAGCCTTTGCTACTACATTATCAACGGTTAGCACCTCCAGCGGCTCCTCAACAGCAACAGATAGTAACGCCAACCCTAAACGAAACGTAGCTTTTG GTAATGTTCGTTCTATCAACAAACGATTGCAACTACCTAAGCTTACAACGTCCAGCTCAATGAATGCTCTTCTGCTAGCCACAGCATTGCAACGCACAGAATCTAATCTGAGACATATGAAATCGGTATCAGCACAAGAGTTAATGTTCGATGCTGCATCCAATGACCACAATGATGCATCTCGAATAAAAGATGAAATGAGTTGTTTAGAAAATGAGAACCGTTGTCACGAACGAGCGAATACTGAACCTCCATCGGCAGCATTATTAGATGACGAAGCAGGAGCATCATGCGTTCAAAACACGAATGAAAATACGGCGACAGAAACCGTGAAAAACTGTGAGATGGAATTAACATCCGATTTCGATGCACTTCTAAACTTAGAGAAAACGTGTGAAATTGCCCCGTTTGATTCAAAGAACAATACAGGACAAATACCCAACGAAATCGATAGACTACGTGGATTTTCAGTACCAAATTTAG CTGATGCAGAAAATCGCGATAATGGGGTCTTAGAACACGGTGAAGGTGGTGTGCAGCCCACTCGCAGCTTCACCCCTCAACCTTCGCCATCGCCGTCTATGAGCCACAAATTAAAGAACATTTTTGGTAAGATCAAAAGAAGCAACAGTGGAACCTTGGACGATATTACAACTCCGGAAGGTGAATTTAAACGTGGAGGAGTTCGTGCAACCGCAGGGGCTCGTCTGGGTTGGAGTGGAACGACTCCATATCGAAAACCTGATAAACCGTTCCGCGAATGGGATGTAGATACAATCTGCCATTGGTTCGAGCATCTGGGTTTAAATATGTATGAGGAAGATTTACGAAAGTGGATCAAATCGAGCACGACGCCTGGAAGCGAATTGATGAAAGCCTCGCCAGTAGATATTGAAAAAGAGTTAAGTTTGCGAAATCCATTGCATCGAAAAAAGATAGTGTTAGCTATTGCAGATATTTCGGGGACGGTGGGAGACGACGGGTTGTTTGAGAACGCTGGAAAGCTGGATTCAACATGG GTCCAGCGTTGGTTAGACGATATTGGTTTGCCCCAATACAAAGAACCCTTCATGGCGGCCCGAATGGATGGACGAATGCTACACAAATTGACGATGGACGATTTGGGCCATTTGCAAATATCTTCTTGTTTGCACGTGGCCAGCATTCGTCGTGGTATACAGCTTATGCGTAATGAAAAATGGAATCCCGATTGTCATATTCGTCGGCCATTGCAACTCGGATTAAATGCAAAAGACGATGTAAGGTTATGGACTTCGCAAAGAGTCCATGAATGGTTACGAGCCGTCGATTTGGCAGAATATGCCCCTAATTTGCGTGGATCTGGAGTACATGGAGCTCTCATGATATTCGAAGTTAAATTTACAGCCGAACTTTTTGCTGATTTATTGAACATTCCTTCAAGCAAAACATTGTTACGTCGACATTTGGCTACTCATTTTAAGGAGCTTTTGGGTCGAGATATCATACAGGTGAAACGAGAGGCTGAAAATACCCTTGGATTCCAACCACTGACAATTACGGCAAAAATTAAG ACGCCTAAAAAGTCTCAATTTTCcttaaaacggaaaaagaGCAACAAAGGTGGCAATCTGGGAGGAGATGAATGGAGTGATTATGTCTGCCCAATGGGTGGTTCAGGTCAGGAACATTTACCGCCTGCATCTTCTTCAGCTTATGATCAAACTAGCACAAATCAAGGCAGCAATACTCCAATTTCTGCTCTTTCTGCCTTTACGTCAAATGCTTCTTCTCCTAATACTAATATTGTCACTAGCATCGCC ATGACGAAGGATCCCTCAACGGCACCAATTGCTTATCCAGACAGCACAACCAGCAGCATCTCCAGCACAACTACTTCCGGAGTCGGGTTGGAGCTTGCTTCAGTTCAACGTCAACCGTCGAGTAGCGCACAGTTAGTAACAACGTCGATAGTCAATAATAACGGTGTCGAATGTAGAGGAGAAGGAGGTGGTAGCGATTCTCCACTATCAATACGCAGTTCAACTGCTTCAACCTCCTAG
- the LOC120960043 gene encoding uncharacterized protein LOC120960043 isoform X8, with protein MSATSSEATSSSSGDETSHSSEGEDGIVTSTEVSIRSKTRDEGIFAASIPALETNAASYWLKQDVATNSRIPRLKKAALTMIDQEDSTCCDDDFTWVYAHNHHEAPKASVESDRRSVSQTTATRSVPRDQQRSREMSIQKTDQCQSTANTIGIGEAVPCGKPPRPSRETGSLDRRRNLRSSRHERDGKSHSTHSLKENSSSSEFHKHDSMSSNLSLNSKDHLQDSGSFHNYNISGSGNTHQRHGYPPHPQNACTSPSMWEPPPPPPLSPWDPQYYWNNPHCRHQSKEELRLIDYHRRQQELYQYGNRSGQSSMQDLSCASGCCNRNYYHHPPLPVCCPLDHRTQWINDVQRHDTDERLRRLQKDKESLALQVKTLTEHMQTQSTKISELENMIKEKNQLLSNAEDLLQRVSVFAKTVGIQIDKQKEMLSRSSLETQKLELMSAMSELKLQQAALERENLELRTTFVTNSVASSGLFNGNLANGSGSGSAITNVLNNNSITSSLLRRPQIITNTRMVGMSASTPGASMISSPIHHGSHGSLQQAAISPITPKTPPASYRQRIDVHYSSLPRQAFATTLSTVSTSSGSSTATDSNANPKRNVAFGNVRSINKRLQLPKLTTSSSMNALLLATALQRTESNLRHMKSVSAQELMFDAASNDHNDASRIKDEMSCLENENRCHERANTEPPSAALLDDEAGASCVQNTNENTATETVKNCEMELTSDFDALLNLEKTCEIAPFDSKNNTGQIPNEIDRLRGFSVPNLADAENRDNGVLEHGEGGVQPTRSFTPQPSPSPSMSHKLKNIFGKIKRSNSGTLDDITTPEGEFKRGGVRATAGARLGWSGTTPYRKPDKPFREWDVDTICHWFEHLGLNMYEEDLRKWIKSSTTPGSELMKASPVDIEKELSLRNPLHRKKIVLAIADISGTVGDDGLFENAGKLDSTWVQRWLDDIGLPQYKEPFMAARMDGRMLHKLTMDDLGHLQISSCLHVASIRRGIQLMRNEKWNPDCHIRRPLQLGLNAKDDVRLWTSQRVHEWLRAVDLAEYAPNLRGSGVHGALMIFEVKFTAELFADLLNIPSSKTLLRRHLATHFKELLGRDIIQVKREAENTLGFQPLTITAKIKTPKKSQFSLKRKKSNKGGNLGGDEWSDYVCPMGGSGQEHLPPASSSAYDQTSTNQGSNTPISALSAFTSNASSPNTNIVTSIAMTKDPSTAPIAYPDSTTSSISSTTTSGVGLELASVQRQPSSSAQLVTTSIVNNNGVECRGEGGGSDSPLSIRSSTASTS; from the exons AAGACTCGACTTGCTGTGATGATGACTTTACTTGGGTATACGCTCACAACCACCATGAAGCGCCAAAGGCTTCCGTTGAATCTGACCGACGATCCGTTtcacaaacaacagcaactcGATCGGTTCCACGTGACCAACAACgtagtcgagaaatgtcaatacaaaaaactgatCAATGTCAATCCACAGCTAACACAATTGGTATCGGGGAAGCAGTTCCTTGTGGCAAGCCACCCAGACCTTCACGGGAAACTGGTAGCCTAGATCGACGGCGGAACTTACGCTCAAGTCGTCACGAGCGAGATGGAAAAAGCCACAGTACACATTCACTAAAAGAAAATTCATCTTCGTCCGAATTTCATAAACACGATTCTATGTCCAGCAATCTCAGTTTAAATTCTAAAG ATCATCTGCAAGACTCGGGAAGCTTTCACAATTACAACATTAGTGGTAGCGGAAATACACATCAACGTCATGGCTATCCACCTCATCCTCAAAATGCATGTACAAGTCCTAGTATGTgggaaccaccaccaccgccgccattgTCTCCTTGGGATCCTCAATACTACTGGAATAATCCGCATTGTCGCCACCAAAGCAAAGAAGAGTTGAGATTAATCGACTATCATCGCCGACAGCAAGAATTGTACCAATATGGAAACAGAAGTGGGCAAAGTAGTATGCAGGATTTATCTTGCGCTAGTGGCTGCTGTAATCGAAACTATTATCATCACCCACCTCTGCCGGTTTGTTGCCCATTGGATCATCGCACGCAATGGATCAACGATGTTCAG cGCCATGACACTGATGAACGGCTACGACGTTTACAAAAGGACAAAGAATCACTAGCTTTGCAAGTTAAAACACTTACGGAGCATATGCAGACACAATCTACAAAAATAAGTGAATTGGAAAACATgataaaagagaaaaatcaGCTGCTATCCAACGCAGAAGATCTCCTGCAGCGAGTAAGCGTATTTGCAAAAACAGTTGGCATCCAGATTGACAAACAAAAA gaaatgCTTTCGAGATCTTCGCTTGAAACACAAAAATTAGAGCTCATGTCAGCGATGAGTGAGCTCAAACTTCAACAAGCAGCCCTAGAAAGAGAAAATTTGGAACTTCGTACAACTTTTGTAACTAATAGCGTGGCATCTAGCGGATTATTCAATGGAAATCTTGCAAATGGATCAGGGAGTGGATCAGCGATAACAAATGTGCTTAATAACAACAGCATTACGTCTAGTTTGCTCAGAAGACCTCAGATTATTACGAATACTAGAATGGTAGGCATGTCCGCCTCTACTCCAGGAGCTTCAATGATCTCGTCTCCAATACATCATGGCAGCCATGGGAGTTTACAACAAGCAGCAATTAGTCCTATTACTCCGAAG ACCCCACCGGCATCTTATCGACAACGTATCGATGTTCACTACAGTAGTCTTCCAAGACAAGCCTTTGCTACTACATTATCAACGGTTAGCACCTCCAGCGGCTCCTCAACAGCAACAGATAGTAACGCCAACCCTAAACGAAACGTAGCTTTTG GTAATGTTCGTTCTATCAACAAACGATTGCAACTACCTAAGCTTACAACGTCCAGCTCAATGAATGCTCTTCTGCTAGCCACAGCATTGCAACGCACAGAATCTAATCTGAGACATATGAAATCGGTATCAGCACAAGAGTTAATGTTCGATGCTGCATCCAATGACCACAATGATGCATCTCGAATAAAAGATGAAATGAGTTGTTTAGAAAATGAGAACCGTTGTCACGAACGAGCGAATACTGAACCTCCATCGGCAGCATTATTAGATGACGAAGCAGGAGCATCATGCGTTCAAAACACGAATGAAAATACGGCGACAGAAACCGTGAAAAACTGTGAGATGGAATTAACATCCGATTTCGATGCACTTCTAAACTTAGAGAAAACGTGTGAAATTGCCCCGTTTGATTCAAAGAACAATACAGGACAAATACCCAACGAAATCGATAGACTACGTGGATTTTCAGTACCAAATTTAG CTGATGCAGAAAATCGCGATAATGGGGTCTTAGAACACGGTGAAGGTGGTGTGCAGCCCACTCGCAGCTTCACCCCTCAACCTTCGCCATCGCCGTCTATGAGCCACAAATTAAAGAACATTTTTGGTAAGATCAAAAGAAGCAACAGTGGAACCTTGGACGATATTACAACTCCGGAAGGTGAATTTAAACGTGGAGGAGTTCGTGCAACCGCAGGGGCTCGTCTGGGTTGGAGTGGAACGACTCCATATCGAAAACCTGATAAACCGTTCCGCGAATGGGATGTAGATACAATCTGCCATTGGTTCGAGCATCTGGGTTTAAATATGTATGAGGAAGATTTACGAAAGTGGATCAAATCGAGCACGACGCCTGGAAGCGAATTGATGAAAGCCTCGCCAGTAGATATTGAAAAAGAGTTAAGTTTGCGAAATCCATTGCATCGAAAAAAGATAGTGTTAGCTATTGCAGATATTTCGGGGACGGTGGGAGACGACGGGTTGTTTGAGAACGCTGGAAAGCTGGATTCAACATGG GTCCAGCGTTGGTTAGACGATATTGGTTTGCCCCAATACAAAGAACCCTTCATGGCGGCCCGAATGGATGGACGAATGCTACACAAATTGACGATGGACGATTTGGGCCATTTGCAAATATCTTCTTGTTTGCACGTGGCCAGCATTCGTCGTGGTATACAGCTTATGCGTAATGAAAAATGGAATCCCGATTGTCATATTCGTCGGCCATTGCAACTCGGATTAAATGCAAAAGACGATGTAAGGTTATGGACTTCGCAAAGAGTCCATGAATGGTTACGAGCCGTCGATTTGGCAGAATATGCCCCTAATTTGCGTGGATCTGGAGTACATGGAGCTCTCATGATATTCGAAGTTAAATTTACAGCCGAACTTTTTGCTGATTTATTGAACATTCCTTCAAGCAAAACATTGTTACGTCGACATTTGGCTACTCATTTTAAGGAGCTTTTGGGTCGAGATATCATACAGGTGAAACGAGAGGCTGAAAATACCCTTGGATTCCAACCACTGACAATTACGGCAAAAATTAAG ACGCCTAAAAAGTCTCAATTTTCcttaaaacggaaaaagaGCAACAAAGGTGGCAATCTGGGAGGAGATGAATGGAGTGATTATGTCTGCCCAATGGGTGGTTCAGGTCAGGAACATTTACCGCCTGCATCTTCTTCAGCTTATGATCAAACTAGCACAAATCAAGGCAGCAATACTCCAATTTCTGCTCTTTCTGCCTTTACGTCAAATGCTTCTTCTCCTAATACTAATATTGTCACTAGCATCGCC ATGACGAAGGATCCCTCAACGGCACCAATTGCTTATCCAGACAGCACAACCAGCAGCATCTCCAGCACAACTACTTCCGGAGTCGGGTTGGAGCTTGCTTCAGTTCAACGTCAACCGTCGAGTAGCGCACAGTTAGTAACAACGTCGATAGTCAATAATAACGGTGTCGAATGTAGAGGAGAAGGAGGTGGTAGCGATTCTCCACTATCAATACGCAGTTCAACTGCTTCAACCTCCTAG
- the LOC120960043 gene encoding liprin-beta-2 isoform X16: MASSTDIKNTLSSELEANELLEAVLKQMDGIISGDTDYISSPDDAGNNSSSNGGLQHGIRSTSILAAAQSLAMALQQQSSSLHPSPDPITADIINIWLDSHLPRHDTDERLRRLQKDKESLALQVKTLTEHMQTQSTKISELENMIKEKNQLLSNAEDLLQRVSVFAKTVGIQIDKQKEMLSRSSLETQKLELMSAMSELKLQQAALERENLELRTTFVTNSVASSGLFNGNLANGSGSGSAITNVLNNNSITSSLLRRPQIITNTRMVGMSASTPGASMISSPIHHGSHGSLQQAAISPITPKTPPASYRQRIDVHYSSLPRQAFATTLSTVSTSSGSSTATDSNANPKRNVAFGNVRSINKRLQLPKLTTSSSMNALLLATALQRTESNLRHMKSVSAQELMFDAASNDHNDASRIKDEMSCLENENRCHERANTEPPSAALLDDEAGASCVQNTNENTATETVKNCEMELTSDFDALLNLEKTCEIAPFDSKNNTGQIPNEIDRLRGFSVPNLADAENRDNGVLEHGEGGVQPTRSFTPQPSPSPSMSHKLKNIFGKIKRSNSGTLDDITTPEGEFKRGGVRATAGARLGWSGTTPYRKPDKPFREWDVDTICHWFEHLGLNMYEEDLRKWIKSSTTPGSELMKASPVDIEKELSLRNPLHRKKIVLAIADISGTVGDDGLFENAGKLDSTWVQRWLDDIGLPQYKEPFMAARMDGRMLHKLTMDDLGHLQISSCLHVASIRRGIQLMRNEKWNPDCHIRRPLQLGLNAKDDVRLWTSQRVHEWLRAVDLAEYAPNLRGSGVHGALMIFEVKFTAELFADLLNIPSSKTLLRRHLATHFKELLGRDIIQVKREAENTLGFQPLTITAKIKTPKKSQFSLKRKKSNKGGNLGGDEWSDYVCPMGGSGQEHLPPASSSAYDQTSTNQGSNTPISALSAFTSNASSPNTNIVTSIAMTKDPSTAPIAYPDSTTSSISSTTTSGVGLELASVQRQPSSSAQLVTTSIVNNNGVECRGEGGGSDSPLSIRSSTASTS, encoded by the exons cGCCATGACACTGATGAACGGCTACGACGTTTACAAAAGGACAAAGAATCACTAGCTTTGCAAGTTAAAACACTTACGGAGCATATGCAGACACAATCTACAAAAATAAGTGAATTGGAAAACATgataaaagagaaaaatcaGCTGCTATCCAACGCAGAAGATCTCCTGCAGCGAGTAAGCGTATTTGCAAAAACAGTTGGCATCCAGATTGACAAACAAAAA gaaatgCTTTCGAGATCTTCGCTTGAAACACAAAAATTAGAGCTCATGTCAGCGATGAGTGAGCTCAAACTTCAACAAGCAGCCCTAGAAAGAGAAAATTTGGAACTTCGTACAACTTTTGTAACTAATAGCGTGGCATCTAGCGGATTATTCAATGGAAATCTTGCAAATGGATCAGGGAGTGGATCAGCGATAACAAATGTGCTTAATAACAACAGCATTACGTCTAGTTTGCTCAGAAGACCTCAGATTATTACGAATACTAGAATGGTAGGCATGTCCGCCTCTACTCCAGGAGCTTCAATGATCTCGTCTCCAATACATCATGGCAGCCATGGGAGTTTACAACAAGCAGCAATTAGTCCTATTACTCCGAAG ACCCCACCGGCATCTTATCGACAACGTATCGATGTTCACTACAGTAGTCTTCCAAGACAAGCCTTTGCTACTACATTATCAACGGTTAGCACCTCCAGCGGCTCCTCAACAGCAACAGATAGTAACGCCAACCCTAAACGAAACGTAGCTTTTG GTAATGTTCGTTCTATCAACAAACGATTGCAACTACCTAAGCTTACAACGTCCAGCTCAATGAATGCTCTTCTGCTAGCCACAGCATTGCAACGCACAGAATCTAATCTGAGACATATGAAATCGGTATCAGCACAAGAGTTAATGTTCGATGCTGCATCCAATGACCACAATGATGCATCTCGAATAAAAGATGAAATGAGTTGTTTAGAAAATGAGAACCGTTGTCACGAACGAGCGAATACTGAACCTCCATCGGCAGCATTATTAGATGACGAAGCAGGAGCATCATGCGTTCAAAACACGAATGAAAATACGGCGACAGAAACCGTGAAAAACTGTGAGATGGAATTAACATCCGATTTCGATGCACTTCTAAACTTAGAGAAAACGTGTGAAATTGCCCCGTTTGATTCAAAGAACAATACAGGACAAATACCCAACGAAATCGATAGACTACGTGGATTTTCAGTACCAAATTTAG CTGATGCAGAAAATCGCGATAATGGGGTCTTAGAACACGGTGAAGGTGGTGTGCAGCCCACTCGCAGCTTCACCCCTCAACCTTCGCCATCGCCGTCTATGAGCCACAAATTAAAGAACATTTTTGGTAAGATCAAAAGAAGCAACAGTGGAACCTTGGACGATATTACAACTCCGGAAGGTGAATTTAAACGTGGAGGAGTTCGTGCAACCGCAGGGGCTCGTCTGGGTTGGAGTGGAACGACTCCATATCGAAAACCTGATAAACCGTTCCGCGAATGGGATGTAGATACAATCTGCCATTGGTTCGAGCATCTGGGTTTAAATATGTATGAGGAAGATTTACGAAAGTGGATCAAATCGAGCACGACGCCTGGAAGCGAATTGATGAAAGCCTCGCCAGTAGATATTGAAAAAGAGTTAAGTTTGCGAAATCCATTGCATCGAAAAAAGATAGTGTTAGCTATTGCAGATATTTCGGGGACGGTGGGAGACGACGGGTTGTTTGAGAACGCTGGAAAGCTGGATTCAACATGG GTCCAGCGTTGGTTAGACGATATTGGTTTGCCCCAATACAAAGAACCCTTCATGGCGGCCCGAATGGATGGACGAATGCTACACAAATTGACGATGGACGATTTGGGCCATTTGCAAATATCTTCTTGTTTGCACGTGGCCAGCATTCGTCGTGGTATACAGCTTATGCGTAATGAAAAATGGAATCCCGATTGTCATATTCGTCGGCCATTGCAACTCGGATTAAATGCAAAAGACGATGTAAGGTTATGGACTTCGCAAAGAGTCCATGAATGGTTACGAGCCGTCGATTTGGCAGAATATGCCCCTAATTTGCGTGGATCTGGAGTACATGGAGCTCTCATGATATTCGAAGTTAAATTTACAGCCGAACTTTTTGCTGATTTATTGAACATTCCTTCAAGCAAAACATTGTTACGTCGACATTTGGCTACTCATTTTAAGGAGCTTTTGGGTCGAGATATCATACAGGTGAAACGAGAGGCTGAAAATACCCTTGGATTCCAACCACTGACAATTACGGCAAAAATTAAG ACGCCTAAAAAGTCTCAATTTTCcttaaaacggaaaaagaGCAACAAAGGTGGCAATCTGGGAGGAGATGAATGGAGTGATTATGTCTGCCCAATGGGTGGTTCAGGTCAGGAACATTTACCGCCTGCATCTTCTTCAGCTTATGATCAAACTAGCACAAATCAAGGCAGCAATACTCCAATTTCTGCTCTTTCTGCCTTTACGTCAAATGCTTCTTCTCCTAATACTAATATTGTCACTAGCATCGCC ATGACGAAGGATCCCTCAACGGCACCAATTGCTTATCCAGACAGCACAACCAGCAGCATCTCCAGCACAACTACTTCCGGAGTCGGGTTGGAGCTTGCTTCAGTTCAACGTCAACCGTCGAGTAGCGCACAGTTAGTAACAACGTCGATAGTCAATAATAACGGTGTCGAATGTAGAGGAGAAGGAGGTGGTAGCGATTCTCCACTATCAATACGCAGTTCAACTGCTTCAACCTCCTAG